The sequence below is a genomic window from Methylothermaceae bacteria B42.
GCAGCGTTTGGCGGCTACCTTGAAACGGGCGCAGGTCTGGATAACTGCTAGCAGGCAAGGCGGTTTCCCAGCGGGTAATCACCACCGTCACGTCTGCGTCAGGCACCAGGGGGGGCAGGAATTAATTCCTGTAGAGACGATTCGCTATTTCCGTGCCGATCAAAAATACGTGGTGGCGCGCACGGAAAATCGGGAAGTCTTACTCGACGAGTCCCTAAAATCCCTGGAGGCTACCTTTGCCAATGCTTTTATTCGAGTTCATCGCAGCGCGTTGGTGGCTTCTGCCTATATAAAAGGTGTGCATCGCGATGCCCAAGGCAGATATTGGGTCACTTTGGATGGGGTGTCGGAAAAGGTGGAAGTCAGCCGCCGTCATGTCAGCTTGGTAAAACGCTATCTCCAAAGCAACGCTGTAGTTACTGCATAAGCCGTATTGACGGCAGTGCTTTCAGGCAGTCTCTTCTAAGAAAAAATCCCGTCAGCATTTTTGATACAATGAAACGCTTGTATAGTGCTGGCATGATTTGTGACAACTACCATACACATCGCAACCCGTAAAAGCCCACTGGCCCTGTGGCAGGCAGAGCACGTGGCTGCCTGTTTGCGGGCTATCCATCCCGGAATTACGGTTGAATTGGTCAAAATGACAACCCGCGGCGATCAGATTCTGGATGCCCCGTTAGCCAAAGTCGGTGGCAAGGGGTTGTTTGTCAAGGAGCTGGAGCAGGGGTTGCTGGATGGGCGGGCGGATATCGCCGTGCACTCCATGAAGGATGTGCCAGTAACCTTACCGCCTGGGCTGCACATTGGCGCCATTCTCGCGCGGGAAGACCCAAGAGACGCGTTTGTCAGCCAGGCATATTCCGGCTTGGATGATTTGCCTGATAATGCGCGTATCGGGACTTCCAGCCTCAGAAGGCAATGCCAATTGCTGCAACGTTTCCCCGGATGGCGGATTACCCCTTTGCGGGGAAATGTCGGTACCCGCAT
It includes:
- a CDS encoding porphobilinogen deaminase, whose protein sequence is MTTTIHIATRKSPLALWQAEHVAACLRAIHPGITVELVKMTTRGDQILDAPLAKVGGKGLFVKELEQGLLDGRADIAVHSMKDVPVTLPPGLHIGAILAREDPRDAFVSQAYSGLDDLPDNARIGTSSLRRQCQLLQRFPGWRITPLRGNVGTRMAKLEAGEFDGIILAVAGLKRLGWADKITQIIAPELSLPAIGQGAVGIECRKDDPTINELIAPLHHNETAICVTAERAMNERLEGGCQVPIAGFAEIDGECLTLRGRVGNPDGSEMIAAQATGVISQAQWLGESVAETLLARGADRILHAVYHG